The following proteins are co-located in the Chlorocebus sabaeus isolate Y175 chromosome 21, mChlSab1.0.hap1, whole genome shotgun sequence genome:
- the TWIST1 gene encoding twist-related protein 1 → MMQDVSSSPVSPADDSLSNSEEEPDRQQPPSGKRGGRKRRSSRRSAGGGAGPGGAAGGGVGGGDEPGSPAQGKRGKKSAGCGGGSAGGGGSSSGGGSPQSYEELQTQRVMANVRERQRTQSLNEAFAALRKIIPTLPSDKLSKIQTLKLAARYIDFLYQVLQSDELDSKMASCSYVAHERLSYAFSVWRMEGAWSMSASH, encoded by the coding sequence ATGATGCAGGACGTGTCCAGCTCGCCAGTCTCGCCGGCCGAcgacagcctgagcaacagcgaAGAAGAGCCAGACCGGCAGCAGCCGCCGAGCGGCAAGCGCGGGGGACGAAAGCGGCGTAGCAGCCGGCGCAGCGCGGGCGGCGGCGCGGGGCCCGGTGGAGCCGCGGGCGGGGGCGTCGGAGGCGGCGACGAGCCGGGCAGTCCGGCCCAGGGCAAGCGCGGCAAGAAGTCTGCGGGCTGCGGCGGCGGcagcgcgggcggcggcggcagcagcagcggcggcgggAGCCCGCAGTCGTACGAGGAGCTGCAGACGCAGCGGGTCATGGCCAACGTGCGGGAGCGCCAGCGCACCCAGTCGCTGAACGAGGCGTTCGCCGCGCTGCGGAAGATCATCCCAACGCTGCCCTCGGACAAGCTGAGCAAGATTCAGACCCTCAAGCTGGCGGCCAGGTACATCGACTTCCTCTACCAGGTCCTCCAGAGCGACGAGCTGGACTCCAAGATGGCAAGCTGCAGCTATGTGGCTCACGAGCGGCTCAGCTACGCCTTCTCGGTCTGGAGGATGGAGGGGGCCTGGTCCATGTCCGCGTCCCACTAG